Proteins encoded by one window of Homoserinimonas aerilata:
- a CDS encoding diacylglycerol kinase family protein: MMTTRPQRLVVAVNPSASFGAGGGTGDEVAGALAAAGHDVVTLSESGFDELRAASAAELARGADALIVVGGDGMASLGANLLAGTPTPLGIVPSGTGNDVARGLGIPVGNTEAALRMLLAALDHGPRVIDAGRVTRADGSTVWFAGVLSAGFDAIVNDRANRMRWPRGPRRYTLAMVAELLRFKPISYRLTVDGVVRETRGMLVSVANGTSIGGGMLITPDARFDDGLLDVFVVGSLSRLEFIRIFPSVFAGRHLGHPAVSIVRGRSIRVEADAVVAYADGERVGPLPLDVEVVPGALRLLAPIL, encoded by the coding sequence ATGATGACGACCCGGCCCCAGCGACTCGTCGTGGCCGTCAACCCGAGCGCATCGTTCGGGGCGGGCGGCGGCACGGGCGACGAGGTCGCCGGGGCGCTCGCGGCGGCCGGGCACGATGTGGTCACGCTGAGCGAATCGGGTTTCGACGAGCTGCGCGCGGCATCCGCGGCAGAGCTCGCGCGCGGTGCCGACGCGCTCATCGTCGTCGGCGGCGACGGCATGGCCAGCCTGGGCGCGAACCTGCTGGCCGGCACGCCCACACCGCTCGGGATCGTGCCCTCCGGCACAGGCAATGATGTCGCTCGCGGGCTCGGCATCCCGGTGGGCAACACGGAGGCGGCGTTGCGGATGCTGTTGGCCGCCCTCGATCACGGCCCCCGCGTGATCGATGCGGGCCGCGTCACGCGTGCCGACGGGTCGACCGTCTGGTTCGCGGGCGTGCTGTCGGCAGGCTTCGACGCGATCGTCAATGATCGGGCGAACCGGATGCGGTGGCCGCGGGGCCCGCGCCGCTACACGCTGGCGATGGTGGCGGAGCTGCTGCGGTTCAAGCCCATCTCGTACCGGCTCACGGTCGACGGGGTCGTGCGCGAGACGCGCGGAATGCTGGTTTCGGTCGCGAACGGAACCTCCATCGGCGGCGGCATGCTGATCACCCCTGATGCGCGTTTCGATGACGGGCTGCTTGACGTTTTCGTGGTGGGGTCTCTGTCGCGGCTGGAGTTCATCCGCATCTTCCCCTCCGTCTTCGCCGGTCGGCATCTGGGGCACCCTGCCGTGTCGATTGTGCGCGGCAGGAGCATCCGGGTGGAGGCGGATGCTGTGGTCGCCTACGCGGACGGCGAAAGAGTCGGGCCGCTTCCGCTTGATGTCGAGGTCGTTCCGGGGGCGCTGCGGCTGCTCGCACCGATCCTCTGA
- a CDS encoding FUSC family protein — protein MTRTLDLEAATRAALALLLPMLVLLAVGRIELAVYASFGAFTALFGRSEPYRVRLLSVSAAAIALTASISAGVVIACLGTPLPLLTVALVVVIVLGVMATAVIGWIPGQPVFFVFALLVCAVVPTTWQQAPLAIGVAASSAVLAWLICMSGWMLRRLAGTRHAHRFRNLQRRPTRTIAAAFDSQVLQTATMTTIAALASGAIALSLGIGRPYWAALLMITPLALSMSSLSIPMPIGPMLVDRLIETFIGCAVAVAALLLRRWWAARRQAA, from the coding sequence ATGACCCGCACCCTCGATCTCGAAGCCGCGACGAGGGCTGCGCTGGCGCTCCTGCTGCCGATGCTCGTGCTGCTCGCCGTCGGCCGCATCGAGCTGGCCGTGTACGCATCCTTCGGCGCCTTCACCGCCCTGTTCGGGCGCAGTGAGCCCTACCGCGTGCGCCTGCTCTCGGTGAGTGCGGCGGCCATCGCGCTCACCGCCAGCATCAGCGCGGGCGTCGTGATCGCCTGCCTCGGCACACCGCTGCCCCTCCTCACTGTCGCGCTCGTCGTCGTCATCGTGCTCGGGGTCATGGCGACCGCCGTCATCGGCTGGATCCCCGGGCAGCCCGTGTTCTTCGTGTTCGCCCTGCTCGTCTGCGCGGTCGTTCCCACGACCTGGCAACAGGCGCCGCTCGCCATCGGGGTCGCCGCGTCATCCGCCGTTCTCGCCTGGCTCATCTGCATGAGCGGTTGGATGCTGCGCCGCCTCGCAGGAACACGGCATGCGCACAGATTCCGCAACCTGCAGCGCCGGCCCACCCGCACCATCGCCGCCGCGTTCGACTCCCAGGTGCTGCAGACAGCGACCATGACCACAATCGCCGCCCTCGCCTCCGGCGCCATCGCACTCAGCCTCGGAATCGGCCGCCCCTACTGGGCGGCGCTCCTCATGATCACCCCGCTCGCGCTCAGCATGAGCAGCCTGAGCATCCCCATGCCCATCGGCCCCATGCTGGTCGACCGCCTCATCGAGACCTTCATCGGCTGCGCGGTCGCCGTGGCCGCGCTGCTGCTTCGCCGGTGGTGGGCGGCGCGGCGCCAGGCCGCCTGA
- a CDS encoding TerC family protein — MELALPVWFEIGSLVVLTLIIVFDLIIAYRRPHIPSVKESSLWIGFYVTLALVFAGLMFLLGDAEHGGQFIAGWLTEYSLSIDNLFVFIIIMARFKVPKKYQQEVLMIGIIIALVLRAIFILIGAALIENLSWIFYIFGLFLLYTAWNQAFTSHDDEEESENRIIGFLRKRIHITEEFDGGKLRTMVDGRKTFTPILVVILALGTTDLVFAIDSIPAIFGITQSPFIVFAANVFALMGLRQLYFLLGDLIDRLVYLKYGIAFILAFIGVKLVFHALHENEVFFINGGNPVEWIPVFNTWMSLGVIVAAMAVATIASLVKLHRSPLEMPIGAPRYEHDDVVEPAAHETDADTTLAAGDADAEGRDGTRQ; from the coding sequence ATGGAACTCGCTCTTCCCGTCTGGTTCGAGATCGGCTCGCTTGTCGTGCTGACGCTGATCATCGTCTTCGACCTGATCATCGCGTACCGGCGCCCGCACATCCCCTCCGTGAAGGAGTCGAGCCTGTGGATCGGCTTCTATGTGACGCTCGCGCTGGTCTTCGCGGGGCTCATGTTCCTTCTGGGCGATGCGGAGCACGGCGGGCAGTTCATCGCCGGCTGGCTGACCGAGTACAGCCTCAGCATCGACAACCTGTTCGTGTTCATCATCATCATGGCGCGCTTCAAGGTGCCGAAGAAGTACCAGCAGGAGGTGCTGATGATCGGCATCATCATCGCGCTGGTGCTTCGCGCGATCTTCATCCTGATCGGTGCCGCGCTGATCGAGAACCTCAGCTGGATCTTCTACATCTTCGGGCTGTTCCTGCTGTACACGGCGTGGAATCAGGCCTTCACCTCGCATGACGATGAGGAGGAGTCGGAGAACCGCATCATCGGCTTCCTGCGCAAGCGCATCCACATCACCGAGGAGTTCGACGGCGGCAAGCTGCGCACGATGGTCGACGGACGCAAGACGTTCACACCGATCCTGGTGGTCATCCTCGCCCTGGGCACGACCGATCTGGTGTTCGCGATCGATTCGATTCCGGCGATCTTCGGCATCACGCAGAGCCCGTTCATCGTGTTCGCGGCGAACGTGTTCGCGCTCATGGGCCTGCGTCAGCTGTACTTCCTGCTCGGCGACCTGATCGACCGCCTCGTGTACCTCAAGTACGGCATTGCGTTCATCCTGGCGTTCATCGGCGTGAAGCTGGTGTTCCATGCTCTGCACGAGAACGAGGTGTTCTTCATCAACGGCGGCAACCCGGTCGAGTGGATCCCGGTGTTCAACACGTGGATGTCGCTGGGCGTGATTGTCGCGGCCATGGCTGTTGCCACGATTGCGAGTCTCGTGAAGCTGCACCGCAGCCCGCTGGAGATGCCGATCGGAGCGCCGCGCTACGAGCACGATGATGTGGTCGAGCCTGCTGCCCATGAGACGGATGCCGACACGACGCTCGCTGCGGGCGATGCGGATGCCGAGGGGCGCGACGGCACGCGCCAGTAG
- a CDS encoding PP2C family protein-serine/threonine phosphatase, whose amino-acid sequence MTLPEGPLRLAVAACTDLGRVRRVNEDSFLAEPPLFLVADGMGGHSFGDRASRAVVEAFSAAVGTDGLPSPELVVETIRAANEAVVALSDEETVSGTTLSGLALVAAHSSYHWMAFNVGDSRVYSWDGRALEQVTVDHSAVQEMLDLGQISALEAIDHPYRNVVTRAIGIDDSVEPDVWLLPVGGHQLFLVCSDGLTKELDDDQIASILADRFSLPEGQSVADRLVQAALAAGGSDNVTVIVVEAELADTAHSADEDTNDRGMPGHLEETRPRK is encoded by the coding sequence GTGACGCTCCCCGAGGGTCCGTTGAGGCTGGCCGTGGCCGCCTGCACCGATCTCGGCCGCGTGCGCCGCGTCAATGAAGACAGCTTTCTGGCCGAGCCGCCCCTGTTCCTGGTGGCCGATGGGATGGGCGGCCATTCCTTCGGTGACAGGGCGAGTCGCGCGGTCGTGGAGGCGTTCTCGGCCGCGGTGGGCACCGATGGGTTGCCGAGCCCCGAGCTTGTGGTGGAGACGATCCGCGCCGCCAATGAGGCCGTCGTGGCCCTCTCCGATGAGGAGACCGTCTCGGGCACGACCCTGTCGGGACTGGCGCTGGTGGCGGCCCATTCGTCCTATCACTGGATGGCTTTCAACGTCGGCGACAGCCGCGTCTACAGTTGGGACGGCCGCGCGCTCGAGCAGGTCACCGTCGACCACTCGGCGGTGCAGGAGATGCTCGATCTGGGCCAGATCTCCGCGCTGGAGGCCATCGATCATCCGTACCGCAATGTGGTGACGCGGGCGATCGGCATCGACGATTCGGTTGAGCCGGATGTCTGGCTGCTGCCGGTGGGCGGCCACCAGCTGTTCCTGGTGTGCTCCGATGGGCTCACAAAGGAGCTCGACGACGACCAGATTGCGAGCATCCTCGCCGACCGCTTCTCGCTGCCGGAGGGGCAGTCGGTTGCCGACAGGCTCGTGCAGGCGGCGCTCGCGGCGGGCGGTTCCGACAATGTGACGGTGATCGTGGTCGAGGCCGAGCTCGCGGACACCGCCCACAGCGCCGATGAAGACACGAACGACCGCGGGATGCCTGGCCATCTCGAAGAGACTCGACCCAGAAAGTAG
- a CDS encoding FHA domain-containing protein, which translates to MTLLSYSPAGDSGWLALANASLLQVVHRPAAEAVAASWPSLGGGFGAALDELTRGGVSAAPSFALIEWSGDGETLRVIVRGDVSVSVSSAAGDRRVEGAGVTTWSEQVVPDASGFDLVVGSASGSEAEPWLPLERGAAFVSRVAAGERGASAPEKTVKKSAASAGKPAEDPAAKQPAEQKQPAEQKQPPAEKAAQKAQQKPAQKPAAPAAVAVDTVVSSDTVQAHGGDVVLPTDEGYDYLFGETMYRTVSSAAVREAAEGEEDEVSDVPEGDHDGMTIVTSDLKKMRARRGEKSAAPAPAAPKQSSLFLELSTGGRQELGSQPVLVGRAPTATKVAGGALPALVTIPGDKDISRNHVQLAVEGDSVVVTDLHSRNGTQVVLPGKSPQQLRQGEPTTVIVGTVVDLGGGVTLTVREEA; encoded by the coding sequence GTGACACTGCTGAGCTATTCCCCGGCCGGTGATTCCGGCTGGCTTGCCCTTGCCAACGCCAGTCTTCTTCAGGTGGTTCATCGGCCTGCCGCGGAGGCGGTGGCGGCGTCGTGGCCGTCGCTAGGTGGCGGCTTCGGTGCTGCGCTCGACGAGCTGACGCGGGGCGGTGTTTCGGCGGCTCCGTCGTTCGCGCTGATCGAGTGGTCGGGCGATGGCGAGACCCTGAGGGTGATCGTGCGCGGCGATGTGTCCGTGTCGGTGTCTTCTGCGGCAGGCGACCGCCGTGTCGAGGGCGCCGGCGTGACGACCTGGTCTGAGCAGGTGGTTCCGGATGCTTCGGGCTTCGATCTCGTCGTCGGTTCGGCATCCGGGTCTGAAGCGGAGCCGTGGTTGCCGTTGGAGCGGGGCGCGGCGTTCGTGTCGCGCGTCGCGGCGGGGGAGAGGGGCGCATCCGCCCCGGAGAAGACGGTCAAGAAGTCAGCCGCGTCGGCCGGCAAGCCCGCCGAGGATCCCGCCGCGAAGCAGCCCGCCGAACAGAAGCAGCCCGCCGAACAGAAGCAGCCCCCAGCAGAGAAGGCAGCGCAGAAAGCACAGCAGAAGCCCGCCCAGAAGCCGGCCGCTCCCGCCGCTGTCGCGGTCGACACGGTGGTCTCCTCCGACACGGTGCAGGCGCACGGCGGTGACGTGGTGCTGCCGACCGATGAGGGCTACGACTATCTCTTCGGCGAGACCATGTACCGCACCGTGTCGAGCGCTGCGGTACGTGAGGCGGCCGAAGGTGAAGAAGATGAGGTTTCGGATGTTCCGGAGGGCGACCACGACGGCATGACGATCGTGACGAGCGACCTGAAGAAGATGCGGGCCCGTCGCGGCGAGAAGTCGGCCGCCCCTGCGCCCGCCGCGCCGAAGCAGTCGTCGCTGTTCCTCGAACTGTCGACGGGTGGCCGCCAGGAGCTGGGGAGCCAGCCGGTGCTGGTGGGCCGCGCCCCGACGGCCACCAAGGTCGCGGGGGGTGCGCTGCCGGCGCTTGTCACGATTCCCGGTGACAAGGACATCTCGCGCAATCATGTGCAGCTCGCGGTGGAGGGCGATTCGGTTGTGGTCACCGATCTGCACTCCCGCAATGGCACTCAGGTCGTTCTGCCGGGCAAGTCGCCCCAGCAGCTGCGCCAGGGCGAGCCGACGACGGTGATCGTGGGCACGGTCGTTGATCTTGGCGGCGGCGTCACCCTGACCGTCCGCGAGGAGGCTTGA